One Lucilia cuprina isolate Lc7/37 chromosome 4, ASM2204524v1, whole genome shotgun sequence DNA segment encodes these proteins:
- the LOC111676772 gene encoding probable multidrug resistance-associated protein lethal(2)03659, producing the protein MQSIKPNDLPQNPYERVNIFSRLCFWYTLSIFFKGRKKTLDTKDLYRALNEHKSETLGNDMCKSWEKELEKTANSKKQPSLLRASMRVFGWRFALLGLVLFLLELGLRTLQPLFLLGLIAYYSKDESNIETAYLYAAGVILCSALNVIIMHPYMLGTMHTGMKIRVAMCSMIYRKALRLSKTALGNTTAGQVVNLISNDVGRLDLAMIFIHYLWVGPVETMFITYLMYREIGISATFGVAFMLLFIPLQGWLGKKTSVLRLRTALRTDERVRMMNEIISGIQVIKMYAWEIPFGKIVAHARKKEINTIRQVSYIRGILLSFIMFLTRVSIFLSLVGYVVLSHFLTPEKAFVITAYYNILRTTMTVFFPQGISQLAESLVSIKRIQNYMLYEETDIVDKSAVDFKPNYDRSNQSTVVKGDDKVLDENLETEDAEKEPLISNGHATLSEAGIIISNVKAKWNPNSTEYTLDDVNLRVQPGTLVAIIGPVGAGKSSLIQSILGELRPESGTIKTNGTVSYASQEPWLFTGTVRQNILFGQPMDKKRYHQVVKKCALERDFELLPYSDKTVVGERGASLSGGQKARISLARAVYRKTSIYLLDDPLSAVDTHVGRHLFDQCMRGFLRDHIVVLVTHQLQFLQAADQIVIMDKGRVSAVGSYESLRESGLDFAQMLADPEKDDSMEVKSRSRSGSRMFDRQNSEASINSAADSTMEDGAMQVQETQEEGKIGLDLYKKYFKAGGGFFMFIVMLVFCILSQALASGGDYFLSYWVNKKGSIEAERIENAAKHVNTTLYNNTNEVFESTPSSSSHQLESKLSVFLDQYNIHIDPEMLDIYIFTIITVATIIITVTRSFLFFNVAMKASQNLHNSMFRGITRASMYFFNTNPSGRILNRFSKDMGQIDEILPAVMMDVIQIFLSLFGIVIVIAVVNPLYLVPTFLLAIVFYYLRTFYLKTSRNVKRLEAITRSPIYSHLAASLAGLSTIRAFGAQHVLITEFDNHQDLHSSAFFLFICTSRAFGYWLDCFCVIFIAIITLSFFVFAPENGGDVGLAITQAMGMTGMVQWGMRQSAELENTMTAVERVVEYDDIEPEGELESKEGKKPPKTWPEEGKIIFDELSLRYFPDPKSEYVLKSLNFVIKSCEKVGIVGRTGAGKSSLINALFRLSYNDGSVIIDTRDTKEMGLHDLRSKISIIPQEPVLFSGTMRNNLDPFEEYSDAKLWEALEEVQLKEVVSELPNGLQSKISEGGTNFSVGQRQLVCLARAILRENRILVMDEATANVDPQTDVLIQTTIRNKFKNCTVLTIAHRLHTVMDSDKVLVMDAGQVVEFGSPFELLTESDRKIFHSMVKQTGKSTYENLFKIAQKAHEDSLKHKME; encoded by the exons aaACTCTTGGTAATGACATGTGCAAGTCATGGGAGAAGGAGTTAGAGAAGACAGCTAATTCCAAAAAACAACCTAGTCTATTACGCGCCTCTATGCGTGTATTTGGTTGGCGATTTGCTTTATTGGGTCTGGTACTATTTCTGCTCGAATTAGGTTTAAG AACTTTACAGCCATTGTTTCTACTCGGATTGATTGCTTATTATTCAAAGGATGAATCTAATATAGAAACGGCTTATCTTTATGCGGCTGGCGTTATATTATGCTCGGCATTGAATGTAATTATAATGCATCCTTACATGCTGGGCACCATGCATACGGGCATGAAGATACGTGTGGCCATGTGCAGTATGATTTATCGTAAAGCTTTGCGTTTAAGTAAAACCGCCTTGGGTAATACCACTGCTGGTCAAGTGGTCAATTTAATATCAAATGATGTGGGACGCTTAGATTTGGCCATGATATTCATACATTATTTATGGGTGGGACCTGTAGAGACAATGTTTATAACCTACTTAATGTACAGAGAG ATTGGCATCTCGGCTACATTTGGTGTAGCATTTATGCTGTTATTTATACCACTTCAAGGTTGGCTGGGCAAGAAGACGTCAGTGTTACGTTTGCGCACTGCTTTGCGCACCGATGAGCGTGTGCGCATGATGAACGAGATTATATCGGGCATACAGGTTATAAAAATGTATGCTTGGGAAATACCTTTTGGTAAAATAGTGGCACATGCCCGTAAAAAGGAAATCAATACCATCAGACAAGTATCCTATATACGTGGTATACTGTTGTCTTTCATAATGTTCCTAACACGTGTGTCAATCTTTCTAAGTTTAGTGGGTTATGTGGTACTAAGTCATTTCCTAACACCGGAAAAAGCGTTTGTTATAACTGCCTATTATAATATCTTAAGAACTACCATGACAGTATTCTTTCCTCAgg GCATTTCTCAATTGGCCGAATCTTTGGTATCCATTAAACgtatacaaaattatatgttATATGAGGAGACTGATATTGTAGACAAATCAGCAGTTGACTTTAAGCCCAACTATGATCGCAGTAACCAGTCTACTGTGGTTAAAGGTGACGATAAAGTTTTAGATGAAAACTTAGAAACTGAGGATGCTGAAAAGGAACCTTTAATATCAAATGGACATGCTACTCTATCAGAAGCTGGCATTATCATTAGTAATGTAAAGGCAAAATGGAATCCAAATTCTACAGAATATACATTAGATGATGTTAATCTGCGTGTACAACCGGGTACTTTGGTAGCAATTATTGGACCTGTAGGTGCTGGAAAGTCGag CCTTATACAAAGTATTCTGGGTGAATTGCGTCCCGAATCAGGTACGATTAAAACTAATGGAACCGTTTCGTATGCCTCACAAGAACCATGGCTTTTTACCGGCACTGTGCGACAAAATATACTCTTCGGTCAACCTATGGATAAGAAACGTTACCACCAGGTTGTTAAAAAATGTGCACTAGAACGTGATTTTGAACTTTTACCCTACAGTGATAAGACAGTGGTGGGTGAACGTGGTGCTTCGTTGTCAGGAGGACAAAAAGCACGTATAAGTTTAGCCAGAGCAGTTTATCGCAAGACATCAATATATTTACTTGATGATCCTTTAAGTGCCGTCGACACCCATGTTGGCCGTCATCTATTCGATCAGTGCATGCGTGGTTTTCTACGCGATCATATTGTTGTACTAGTAACACATCAATTGCAATTCTTGCAAGCTGCGGATCAAATTGTGATTATGGACAAGGGCCGTGTAAGTGCAGTTGGTTCGTATGAATCCTTGAGAGAAAGTGGTTTAGATTTTGCTCAAATGTTGGCCGATCCGGAAAAGGATGATTCCATGGAAGTAAAGTCTCGCTCACGCTCGGGCAGTCGTATGTTTGATCGTCAAAATAGTGAAGCATCTATTAATTCGGCTGCCGACTCAACTATGGAAGATGGTGCCATGCAAGTACAGGAGACTCAAGAAGAAGGCAAAATTGGTTTGGATTTgtataagaaatatttcaaaGCTGGAGGTGGCTTCTTCATGTTTATTGTAATGTTGGTCTTTTGTATATTATCACAAGCTTTGGCTTCAGGTGGCGATTATTTCCTATCATACTG GGTAAATAAAAAAGGATCTATAGAAGCCGAACGTATTGAAAATGCTGCCAAACATGTTAATACAACATTGTATAATAATACCAATGAAGTTTTTGAATCAACACCATCATCATCTTCCCATCAACTAGAATCTAAACTTTCCGTGTTTTTGGATCAATACAATATTCATATAGATCCCGAAATGCTAGATATTTACATATTCACTATTATAACTGTGGCTACCATCATAATAACTGTGACAAGAAGTTTCTTATTCTTCAATGTGGCCATGAAAGCATCACAAAATCTACACAATTCCATGTTTAGAGGCATTACACGAGCTTCCATGTACTTTTTCAATACAAATCCCTCTGGTCGTATACTTAATCGTTTTTCGAAAGATATGGGTCAAATAGATGAGATACTGCCAGCTGTTATGATGGATGTTATACAGATCTTCCTCTCACTATTTGGCATAGTTATTGTTATAGCCGTAGTTAATCCATTGTATCTGGTGCCCACCTTTTTGCTAGCTattgttttctattatttgagaacattttatttgaaaacatcAAGAAACGTTAAACGTTTGGAAGCGATAA caCGTTCTCCCATATACTCTCATCTGGCTGCCTCTTTAGCTGGTCTCTCAACAATAAGAGCTTTCGGAGCTCAGCATGTTTTAATTACCGAATTCGACAATCATCAGGATTTACATAGTTCTGCATTTTTCCTGTTTATATGCACATCTCGTGCTTTTGGCTACTGGTTGGATTGTTTCTGCGTCATTTTCATAGCCATTATAACCTTGAGTTTCTTCGTATTTGCACCGGAAAATGGAGGCGATGTGGGTTTGGCCATAACACAGGCTATGGGTATGACGGGAATGGTTCAATGGGGCATGAGACAATCGGCCGAATTAGAAAACACTATGACTGCTGTAGAACGTGTAGTAGAGTATGATGACATTGAACCGGAAGGTGAATTAGAGTCCAAAGAGGGCAAAAAACCCCCAAAAACTTGGCCCGAGGAGGGAAAAATAATATTCGATGAGCTCAGTTTACGTTATTTCCCCGATCCTAAATCGGAATATGTattaaaatccttaaattttgttataaaatcatGTGAAAAAGTGGGTATTGTGGGACGCACAGGTGCTGGTAAATCGTCTTTAATTAATGCTCTATTTCGATTATCCTACAATGATGGTAGTGTTATAATCGATACTCGTGATACTAAGGAAATGGGTCTACATGATTTACGTAGTAAAATATCCATAATTCCCCAGGAACCTGTATTGTTTTCAGGAACCATGCGTAATAATTTGGATCCATTTGAAGAGTATTCTGATGCTAAGCTATGGGAAGCTCTCGAAGAG GTCCAGTTAAAGGAAGTCGTATCCGAATTACCAAATGGCCTGCAAAGCAAAATTTCTGAAGGTGGTACTAATTTTAGTGTTGGCCAAAGACAACTGGTTTGCTTGGCTAGAGCCATTTTACGTGAAAATCGTATACTAGTTATGGATGAAGCTACAGCCAATGTTGATCCACAGACCGATGTCTTGATACAGACAACAATtcgtaacaaatttaaaaattgtaccgTTCTAACAATTGCCCACCGTTTGCATACTGTTATGGACTCGGATAAGGTGTTAGTAATGGATGCCGGCCAAGTGGTTGAATTTGGCTCTCCATTCGAGCTGTTAACCGAAAGTGATAGGAAAATATTCCACAGTATGGTTAAGCAGACAGGCAAATCAACATATGAAAACTTATTCAAAATTGCACAAAAG GCCCACGAGGACtctttaaaacacaaaatggaGTAG